The DNA sequence cccgcccgttccccagacctgaatccaattgagcacatctgggacatcatgtctcactccatccaccaacgccacgttgcaccacagactgtccaggagttggcggatgctttagtccaggtctgggaggagatccctcaggagaccatccgccacctcatcaggagcatgcccaggcgttgtagggaggtcatacaggcatgtggaggccacacacactactgagcctcattttgacttgttttaaggacattacatcaaagttggatcagcctgtagtgtggattccactttaattttgagtgtgactccaaatccagacctccatgggttgataaatttcatttccattgataatttttgtgtgattttgttgtcagcacattcaacaatgtaaaaaaaaatgtatttaaaaataatatttaattcattcagatctaggatgtgttattttagtgttccctttatttttttgagcagtgtgtatatatatatatattttgggggggatacctatccatccatctatgtcCTTAATCAGTATAAAAGGAGGAAATATTGCTTACTTGTTGAGCAAAATCAAAGCTGTAATGCATCCTGATGTCTGCTTGCTGGTTCAGTAGGGCACCCCTGAGACAACTGCAGGTCTTGAATAGGTGGTCTTGCagtcaggtgtgttctactgatgctgaaagacaaattccagatactAACgttacacacatttcacacatgtaagttactgttagctagcaagccagccatctaatcggcgctaacgttagctagataacagcaagctttaacttggggtcttttgtttagacatgtaacgttaaagttagctagctaaaatttgTACCAAAATCCCAATCCAGAGTAAAGTTAGCAAGCCGGGCATTGAActccagctggctagctaacagccagCTTTAATTAGCTTTAATTAGCAATACAAACTGATTTTCATAGCTCCCTAAAGTTAACCAAAATTGGTTCAATGTTTGATTCTTACGCATATACATAGATATGAAAGCTTCATTCATGTCCTCTGTCGTTTCCGTTTAGTTTGAACAGCTTGTTTAGCccattgtgtcaagtcactctggttcacactgacaGTGTGCAATGCTAAAAGTATCATcagatctttctccctctctgtcactgatgccatggttgcccttaatttgaagatgtaatccggagacatgTTTTATACAACATCCTTCTGTGTTCTATTTTTGACTCCCTACGCATTCTTCCGTGACAACACTTGATTGTCGCCATTTCTTCTCCATCACGGTCAtcagaagactctacaatgtTTTCAATTAATatgtttttacctaaatcagggatttcgtcatcgtctgattcattttcagagtcagagagtcagcaTGGCACGATCGTCCTCCAGAAACTGGTCCATCACAACTTTTCCCCACTTACCTTTGTCGATAGCAcctgataaattcagggcagcaatgttattgagagAAGTAGCAATATTTTTGCAGTTCTTCATGGCTAATGTTATATACTTAGAAAAAACTGTGGTAGAAAAGATTATCTACACATTAcgagcagctcattttatagacacaagatgctacaccgcagaccaatccaaactcatctctcggcatgagcagtccactcattatctcagccaatcatggctagcgggaaggtttctgactttttctgtggctaaaccaactaggctcataatttaaccatTTAATTTGTATTAACAGATGGCATACAATTAGattttaaggcacatgaaagttcacatgttcaagaaggcatttctgccccccaaaaacattttgaCAAAAAAATGTGAAGTCGTGACATGCGACAtaagcctagtttcctgaatcgggtcacatatagattctacagacatTACTGACTACTTCTAACCCCACTTTAACCTTggcacaaataataatttaaaaaaatctttaacCAAATTATTTCCATATACTGCATATTGcacatgtcaaactcattccaaggAGGGacaagtgtctgcgggttttcgctcctccttgtacttgattgatgaattaagatcACTGATTAGTAAGggactcccctcacctggttgtctaggtcttaaatgAAAGGAAAGACTAAAatccagcagacactaggccctcgtGGAATGAGTTTAACACCCCTGGTGTATTGCATTGGGGGAAATGGAATAGGCAGAGTACGAAGCGCTGCTGGATATTTAGATGACATTCACCCTAAAAAAACATATGGCTAGTAAAGATCCTACTTATAAGTATTTCCAACCTCGCTTTTATCTCTGCACAGTTCTTTAAAATAAATTGTAAACCAGTCTTGAAAATGTTTTTATACCATATTTTTCATTGTTTTCATAAATATTTCTCattgttttcatacatttcttGTTGAATTTGCTTATAAGCACAATACAAATAAATGGTCATTGATTAGTTGTAATATATTTTGAAATCGACATTGCAATGTTTTGAAATGTGttcttttattttgaaggtttcCTCAGAAAAAACAGGGAAGTCTCTGCACACTTACAGTCAGATGCTAAACTATTTGAATAGTACCTGAGCTTAAAAGGCTCAGCTACTATTAATTTGCATCTTCGGGGTGAACGCATGCAAGTACGGTTCGCTTCCTGCTTCCTCGTATTTCGACAGTGTAGCTGGTTAATGCGAGTGTATCATGTATATGTTAGCTTGTGGCGTTGTATTTTTCCCGGGACTGTTCTTCATATCCAGGAAAGTGCTTGAATCCGCTTTCAAAAATTGGAATGATGCAGATGTGTTTGTGGTCAGCGAAAGGTAGGCTTTATTGTGCGACTATTTCCGTATGCATAAGTTAGCCAGTTCTTGTCATTGAATGACTTAACTAGTAACTGACACTAGGTATTTCAGTAAGCAGATTTCTAGTTCTATCGCAACAACTCCGGAGAAAAATCTATCAGAACTGAACCGCAACCTGGATTTACAGGAGACATAGAAGATGCCGATTCTCCTTTAAAACCAAGAGCAATTTAACTTGCCATTAACCAGTTTTTCAAGCTTAATAATGTCTAAATACGTTCGGTACTTCCCAAAGAATGGCGTTTCACTGAGCGACAGTTGGACTTCCAAAAAGGGTCCAAATAAAAACGTACATGCAACCGAAAAAATGCTTTATCTGAAAATAATTTATTTCCATATTAGCAATGGAATTAAAATACACTAAATGATGCCTATCTAGAAATATATAATCACTAACTTACATCACTAACTACATAACCCTTTACCTGGCACCAATATATTAATATAAAATGTGTTTGCTATTTTAAATATTAGAACAAATGAAAAACCAATTGTGCGCACTTGCATAGCCTCATCTCATCTATTCCATCTCTTCACAAGGTTGCTGTCCTCTATCCATGCAACTCTGGCTACTATTGTTGGGTTCATAATTGCTACTGCCTCCAATGATGTGATGTCTGACAGGTAAGAATTCATATTTAAATCATTTCCTTTTAAACAGCAATCATCACGTGTAGTGATTGGTGGGAATTTAACCAGTGATTCTCTGTTACAACCAGAGCCATTAAAAACAAGAggttgtttttttttgggggggggggaggcCGTAGTACACTGATATAGAAAAGACTGACATGTACAACAAGAGCACGTCAACCAGAGTCCTCTAGAGTTTAAATTGAGCACAACTCCCCCGCCCAAATTTTAACACTGTGGTCTCATTATCTGCAGGGTTTAGCTGTGTTTATTTCCTTCGTGACTGAAACGGTTTCTCCATTATTCATAGTAAAAAAGGAAACAGTTTTGAAAAAGCTTAAGGTCATGAACAGTCAATTTGACTGTAGGGTCTCCGCAAATATAATTAAAAGTTTATCCTATTCATCTATGGCAAATATATTTGTTTCGTCTGTAGTtagttactgtctagctaggtcttcagccagcatggaacaaaaaGGGAGCGGGAGGGTCGTTCAAAACTCAGACGCAGTTGTCAAGTCGACACGTGTCAGTGCTCCTGTGAACCGCCTCACAAGATAAATGGAAGATGTATagcaaaatataaaaaaacactgTCAGTGTTTGAGTTTAGCATTTCTATCCAAAACAAGTTATGGGCGATTTTATTTTAGTCACTCAAAATGTTAGTTTACATGGGAATCAGTGACTGTTCGGaacctttttttaaataaatgtttaattccaggtcatgtgacatgattaACCAAAACACGGCCCTATTTATATTTTACTTGAACCTCCAGTTTCATTGGGTGTAGGAAGAGGATTCAGTGATAAAGGATAAGGCCACATTTCTATTTGTTTCACTGGTTAAATCATCAGTTTTAAAACACAATCCAGCATAAGTGCTTACTTTCATCATGATCCTAATGTACCGGTATGTCACCATCTTCTTTAGGCACAGACTGACCAATGAATTTGTGTGGTTTGGCGCCCCTTACATGGCCTTTGATATCTACGCCATGTATCTGAGTAACTACCACAGTCAAAAGGTCAGAGGGCACGAGGCGTACATGAAGCACTCCCTCCTTACCATCAAGCTGTTCCTCCTCCGGCATCCCCTGCTGGTGTTTCATCACATGGTCCTCCTCACGGTCTTTATGCCCATCACTCTGGTGAGGGAGCACAATTACTGTACAGCAACTTTAGGTCTGATGCGTTACATCGGCAGTTGAAATTTGTGACTAGTCCAGTTTTTGTTATTGATAATCGACTGTGTCATCCTCAACAGCTGGCTGTGCTCAATGAGTTCGTTTTTAATATTCATATCatgctttttttccccctcagttCCTCAGGACCGGTCTAGGTGGAGACTTCTTCATTGGCTGTTTCTTCATGGCTGAATTCAGCACTCCATTTGTCTCATTAGGAAAGGTTCTGATCCAGGTAAGGCCACTCCCAGATTCATAAACCCCTTTGTTTTTGATTTGTGCTTTAGGTAGTCTGAACATAGTATGAATTGTACTATAACTCTGTGTACAATCATTAAACAATCCATATATTTTCCTCTGTAGTTGGGACTAGAGGACTCATGGCTTCACAGAGTCAATGGTGTGATGGTTCTGCTGAGTTTCTTCACCTGCCGTATCCTGATCTTCCCCTACATGTACTGGGTGTATGGTCAGCAGTACACCATTCCCTTCCACAAAGTGCCGTTCCATCTACAGCTCCACTGCAACTTAGCCAACCTATCCTTACTAGCACCTCAGATCTACTGGTTTGTGCTGCTGTGTCGCAAGGCCTATCGCCTCTACCTGCGTCAGACTGGGTCAACGGGTCAACCTTCTCATAAAGATGGCTCAAAGACAGATTAGAGGTGCCATCTAATTCTGTGGTTAGCAACATGTCAATTATGCTTCCTTTGCCCTCTTGTCTTCAATGTCATGAGTTATTTCAATCCTTGCCTCTGAAGGAATGGTCTGTGGAATTTAGGACATGCAACTGCCTATGAATACAAAATTACTGGTATTTATTACAATTCTCAGGGGTCAGACACTGTTATATGATGTAGTTTGTGCAAGAAATATTTActgattttatttttttcctaCCTGAAAGAGTGACACCATGCATCATGACTAATCAGGTTAACTTTCAATCCAAAATATTTAATTATTTCATAGTTAAGTATGAAATGTTGCACTAGAAAATAGATTTGACAGACAAATGAAATAAGCACTGAAATCCCAAGCATTTTGATCAAGTTGTAACCCTGTCTTGTGTCCTAGTGTGAATGATCAAAGGTTGTTTTGATTAATAAACCACTGAAAGACATGCAATCTGTCAGTTTTATTCAAAAGTACATTTTGGGTCAGAACATTTTATTTGAGGCTGGGAACAATAAACCCTCATTCGAGCACTGTCTTAAGTGCATCAACCTGAAGACGACAGCTGAGCAATTTTCTGATGCAACACAGCCTTCATCTCGGCGCTGTCCAGGTTGTCTGTGATGGTGGTGAAGAAGTGGCGAGTGTTCTTGGTCTCCAGGTGGGAGCAGCAGCTGGGGTGTGCGGCCAGTACTGCCTCGTAGTGGGTCAGGATCTCCAGGGCACACAGGAACAGGGACTCACACTGACCGCCGGGCATCATCACTTGAATGTGCTGCACATGGCAGAAGAGCTGGCTCAGTACAAACAGCACCTCCTGGCTGGCGGTGGTGGTAGCTGCCCTCTCTTCTTTTGGGTCTTTGTTGGAGGAAGACGGCAAAAGCTTTCCCCTCAGGGAGTCTATGATCTCTCTCATGGCGCTGGCGTACAGCAGCCCCACGTGGGCCCAGCCCTGGCCGGAAAGCCAGTCTTTGCAGCTGGAGCCGCAGAGCAGCTGGAGGACACGCAGCAGTAGCACGGACAGACGCAGCTCGCAGGAGAACGGCCGCAGGTCCAGCAGGGGGAGAAAGTCCACGTACTCCAGAGAGTAAGGCACGTGGAGACGACCTGAGCGGAGCAGCTCTCGCATGGCTCTCAGCAGCCTGCCCCACTCGGCGACCGTGCACCAGGGTAGGGTCTGTGTCACAGCCACCAGCAGGCCTTTGCTGAACATGTTGACGTCGTCGGGCCGATGCTGGTCCAGAGCCAGAGAGGTCAGCATGGTGTCCTGAACCTCGTCAGAGAGAGCGCAGCACTCCATCCACGCCAGCAGCCCTGTGCCCTGCCCATACTGGGCCAACTTTAGGCCAGACCACTCCTGCTCCGGCAGCTCGCACACAGCCAACAGTGAGGACGGCACCTCGTTTTTGAAGTGATCCCCCCACACTACCTTCAGGTGGAAGCGAACAGTCCAGTCCAGGGCCTCCACCTTATTGTAGAGCCAGAAAAGGGCTCTGGACCAGGTGTTGGGGGCTGAGGCCACCTCCCGTCCCACCACCTTGCCCAATGCAGTCAGCACAGTGACGAGCAGCACCTTGGACTCCATGGATAAGTGACGTGGTGCGCCCTCTGCAGGAAGCTCCCAGCACCCGCAGCCCTCATTCAGGAGCTGGCAGAGGACGCAGAGGAGGGGGAACGGGGAGCAGTTCATGACCCAGTGTGGTGATGCATCCTGGAAatccagagaaaatgcagagtggAGCAAACGCAGGCACAGCTCCAGGCTGCAGGTGCTAGAgccagagggggagaggtgaggcaGGACGAAGGCACACACAACCTCTTCAGGGTGCAGGAAACTCTGTCCGCTCTCGGAAATGCTTGGCTGCATCAGTGCAACCAGGAAGTGCAGGAACTGGTCCTCCTCCTTAGCCGAGGACAGTTTAGTCATGGCAGTATcttgaagacagctgcacagtaagcTCCCCGCAGAGCTGCCTGTCCCCTCTGTGCATCCGGGGGCACCTCCCCTCAGCCCTGGGAGTTGCTGGAGTATCTTGGAGAGGAGGCTGTGGGCCCCATGGTTCACCACCGCTAGATGGCAGCACCGACGCAGGGTGGCCTCGGGGTTCTGAAAGGCCACGCTGGCTATGGCAACCACGGCCAAGCTGAGGTTGTTCTGCGCCGATCCACCCTGGATGATGCAGTTGAACGCCATGTTGAGCTCCTCACTAAAGCCCTCCGTCACAGCCTGGGGCAGAGAGCCCTGGAGACCCTTCTTGGAGCAGGTTAGCATTTCTGATAATGTTGTGTTTTTCTCAGCTAAGGGGAGCTCTGTGAAAATGTTCACAATAATGTCCTTCAGCTTTCTGCAGTGCTCTACTTCTTCAGTATCTATTTGGCACTTTGCAATGAGAGTGGAGACTAATTTCATGACAATGTCCTTTCGCTGGAATGCGTTTTTGTTTCTCTCCAGACAGCTGATCCACTCCTCCACACTCAGGGACCAGCTCAGTTCAGTTGCAAATAGCGTAGTGAAATCTTGGAAGCCCTCCAAGCGGTGGCTAATGATGGCTACGGCAATGTGGGCCATTTCCCCAGCGTTGCTCTCTGTGTCGGGGAAGGACAGTGAGACTAACAAGCCTCTCAAAGTGCTCTGCACATTGTTCAGTGTCTGGCGCTCACCCTCATCCATGGTCTCAGACATGGAAAGTTCCTCTAGGGACTCGAGCACTCTGGCCAGACAGCTTTTCAGACGGCGTGCCAAGACACTGGGGTCACAGCTGTCTGTCATCTCCAGCAGCCCTCTCTTCTCCCAGGCCTGAGTGAGCTGTGAGACAGTCTGCAGTGCTTGCATTAGTGTCATTCCACAGGGTTTAAACTGGGAGGGTGTGTGGGCTGCCTTCAGGTCACTGTGGGCCTCGCTTATCACCTGGACCAGATCAAACTTCTCTATCCCAGC is a window from the Oncorhynchus tshawytscha isolate Ot180627B linkage group LG14, Otsh_v2.0, whole genome shotgun sequence genome containing:
- the LOC112266806 gene encoding TLC domain-containing protein 3A; the protein is MYMLACGVVFFPGLFFISRKVLESAFKNWNDADVFVVSERLLSSIHATLATIVGFIIATASNDVMSDRHRLTNEFVWFGAPYMAFDIYAMYLSNYHSQKVRGHEAYMKHSLLTIKLFLLRHPLLVFHHMVLLTVFMPITLFLRTGLGGDFFIGCFFMAEFSTPFVSLGKVLIQLGLEDSWLHRVNGVMVLLSFFTCRILIFPYMYWVYGQQYTIPFHKVPFHLQLHCNLANLSLLAPQIYWFVLLCRKAYRLYLRQTGSTGQPSHKDGSKTD
- the LOC112266805 gene encoding gem-associated protein 4 — encoded protein: MNQDSWLSCEKTAILQGGFLLANRLCQPASLSALQKEDWSKVGHPILQAVREICGQERGSCLSSVHWKKKIICVLWSKLLGRESEEDMEIGWRENPFFSLQNSLPDINRTVMFELVKLKGFSQIYAQLLLCLPSSHLSSELEKLVQHITRNSTEEDVRVLLEVWWELWKGRWGRQEDDDLDTVFTNQWTRLPNTTGLSPHAAKRFKSNPAPSTNDVLSILFHALEEVKEHLSTSDLCYRALSNCLDSLYTSHLIDQAIILPAEAQLQSLNSAVTVRKRHAGIEKFDLVQVISEAHSDLKAAHTPSQFKPCGMTLMQALQTVSQLTQAWEKRGLLEMTDSCDPSVLARRLKSCLARVLESLEELSMSETMDEGERQTLNNVQSTLRGLLVSLSFPDTESNAGEMAHIAVAIISHRLEGFQDFTTLFATELSWSLSVEEWISCLERNKNAFQRKDIVMKLVSTLIAKCQIDTEEVEHCRKLKDIIVNIFTELPLAEKNTTLSEMLTCSKKGLQGSLPQAVTEGFSEELNMAFNCIIQGGSAQNNLSLAVVAIASVAFQNPEATLRRCCHLAVVNHGAHSLLSKILQQLPGLRGGAPGCTEGTGSSAGSLLCSCLQDTAMTKLSSAKEEDQFLHFLVALMQPSISESGQSFLHPEEVVCAFVLPHLSPSGSSTCSLELCLRLLHSAFSLDFQDASPHWVMNCSPFPLLCVLCQLLNEGCGCWELPAEGAPRHLSMESKVLLVTVLTALGKVVGREVASAPNTWSRALFWLYNKVEALDWTVRFHLKVVWGDHFKNEVPSSLLAVCELPEQEWSGLKLAQYGQGTGLLAWMECCALSDEVQDTMLTSLALDQHRPDDVNMFSKGLLVAVTQTLPWCTVAEWGRLLRAMRELLRSGRLHVPYSLEYVDFLPLLDLRPFSCELRLSVLLLRVLQLLCGSSCKDWLSGQGWAHVGLLYASAMREIIDSLRGKLLPSSSNKDPKEERAATTTASQEVLFVLSQLFCHVQHIQVMMPGGQCESLFLCALEILTHYEAVLAAHPSCCSHLETKNTRHFFTTITDNLDSAEMKAVLHQKIAQLSSSG